A single genomic interval of Epinephelus fuscoguttatus linkage group LG22, E.fuscoguttatus.final_Chr_v1 harbors:
- the syt10 gene encoding synaptotagmin-10 isoform X3 gives MNHRPPGSSGVQWLNRRDMSVRTEDSITLCQRALQIVTELCLTGHVDREKCSDIFPLESNIPDISISLLAVVVGFCGLALLVVSLFVFWKLCWPIWRSKALSAHVENGLHVGFPEAPPPSSSPVTECKAAEVEKKYPLEVKANGRSTVKLLEAAMKISQTSPDIPAEVQTALREKLSQQAKIQRQTTEPTSSSRHNSFRRHLPRQMNVTSVDFSMDTVPLRQSSTVSIGRIKPELYKQKSVDSEDEAKEPVETCGKLSFSLRYDYEEQALVVRILKALDLPAKDFTGTSDPYVKIYLLPERKKKYQTRVHRKNLNPMFDETFCFPVVYDEICNRKLHFSVYDFDRFTSHDMIGEVVVDNLFELSDLSREAVVWKDIHAATTESVDLGEIMYSLCYLPTAGRMTLTVIKCRNLKAMDITGSSDPYVKVYLICDGRRLKKRKTTTKKSTLNPVYNEAIIFDIPPENVEQVSLSIMVMDYDRVGHNEVIGVCRTGPDAEGLGRDHWNEMLAYPRKPITHWHALGEVQTLILSPLPILKELIFTELSRSS, from the exons ATGAACCACCGCCCTCCCGGCTCCTCCGGCGTGCAATGGCTTAACAGGAGAGACATGAGTGTCCGGACGGAGGACAGCATCACCTTGTGCCAAAGGGCTCTCCAGATCGTGACGGAACTTTGTCTCACGGGACACGTAGACCGGGAGAAATGCTCGGATATATTTCCCCTGGAGAGCAACATACCAG ACATCTCTATTAGTCTCCTTGCTGTGGTCGTGGGTTTCTGTGGCCTCGCCCTGTTGGtagtctctctctttgtcttttggAAGCTGTGCTGGCCCATTTGGAGGAGCAAGGCTCTGTCAGCCCACGTCGAAAATGGCCTCCACGTGGGTTTCCCTGAGGCGCCTCCGCCCAGCTCCTCGCCGGTCACCGAGTGCAAAGCGGCGGAGGTGGAGAAGAAGTACCCGCTGGAAGTGAAGGCGAATGGACGGAGCACTGTCAAGCTCCTGGAGGCGGCCATGAAGATCAGCCAGACGTCTCCGGACATCCCTGCCGAGGTGCAAACAGCCCTGAGGGAGAAGCTCAGCCAGCAGGCTAAGATCCAGAGGCAGACCACTGAGccaacctcctcctccag GCACAATTCATTCCGGCGCCACCTGCCTCGTCAGATGAATGTCACCAGCGTTGACTTCAGCATGGATACAGTGCCTCTCCGCCAGTCTTCTACAGTGAGCATTGGAAGAATAAAGCCTGAACTCTACAAGCAGAAATCTGTGGACTCAGAGGATGAGGCCAAAGAGCCCGTGGAGACTTGCGGAAAGCTCAGCTTCTCACTGCGTTACGACTACGAGGAGCAAGCTTTGGTGGTGAGAATCCTCAAGGCCTTGGACCTGCCTGCCAAAGACTTCACGGGCACCTCTGACCCATACGTGAAGATCTACCTGCTaccagagaggaagaagaagtaCCAGACACGCGTCCACCGCAAGAATCTGAACCCCATGTTTGACGAGACCTTCTGTTTCCCCGTGGTGTATGATGAGATTTGCAACCGCAAGCTTCACTTCAGCGTCTACGACTTTGACCGCTTCACCAGCCATGATATGATTGGCGAGGTGGTGGTGGACAACCTCTTTGAACTCTCTGATCTTTCCAGGGAGGCTGTGGTGTGGAAGGATATTCACGCAGCAACTACA GAGAGTGTTGACCTGGGAGAGATCATGTACTCGCTGTGCTACCTCCCCACAGCGGGGAGAATGACCCTAACTGTCATCAAATGCAGAAACCTCAAAGCCATGGACATCACAGGCTCCTCAG ACCCTTATGTGAAGGTTTACCTCATATGTGATGGACGGAGGTTAAAGAAGCGAAAAACAACCACTAAGAAAAGCACGCTCAATCCAGTGTACAACGAGGCCATCATCTTCGACATTCCTCCAGAGAACGTGGAACAAGTCAGTCTGTCCATCATGGTGATGGATTATGATCG GGTTGGACACAATGAAGTGATTGGCGTGTGTCGCACTGGGCCAGATGCCGAGGGTCTTGGACGAGATCACTGGAACGAAATGTTGGCTTACCCACGGAAGCCCATCACACACTGGCACGCTCTAGGAGAGGTACAGACACTAATTTTATCCCCCCTGCCCATTCTCAAAGAACTCATATTTACAGAGCTTTCTAGAAGCTCCTGA
- the syt10 gene encoding synaptotagmin-10 isoform X1 has product MNHRPPGSSGVQWLNRRDMSVRTEDSITLCQRALQIVTELCLTGHVDREKCSDIFPLESNIPGKGHADISISLLAVVVGFCGLALLVVSLFVFWKLCWPIWRSKALSAHVENGLHVGFPEAPPPSSSPVTECKAAEVEKKYPLEVKANGRSTVKLLEAAMKISQTSPDIPAEVQTALREKLSQQAKIQRQTTEPTSSSRHNSFRRHLPRQMNVTSVDFSMDTVPLRQSSTVSIGRIKPELYKQKSVDSEDEAKEPVETCGKLSFSLRYDYEEQALVVRILKALDLPAKDFTGTSDPYVKIYLLPERKKKYQTRVHRKNLNPMFDETFCFPVVYDEICNRKLHFSVYDFDRFTSHDMIGEVVVDNLFELSDLSREAVVWKDIHAATTESVDLGEIMYSLCYLPTAGRMTLTVIKCRNLKAMDITGSSDPYVKVYLICDGRRLKKRKTTTKKSTLNPVYNEAIIFDIPPENVEQVSLSIMVMDYDRVGHNEVIGVCRTGPDAEGLGRDHWNEMLAYPRKPITHWHALGEVQTLILSPLPILKELIFTELSRSS; this is encoded by the exons ATGAACCACCGCCCTCCCGGCTCCTCCGGCGTGCAATGGCTTAACAGGAGAGACATGAGTGTCCGGACGGAGGACAGCATCACCTTGTGCCAAAGGGCTCTCCAGATCGTGACGGAACTTTGTCTCACGGGACACGTAGACCGGGAGAAATGCTCGGATATATTTCCCCTGGAGAGCAACATACCAGGTAAAGGACACGCAG ACATCTCTATTAGTCTCCTTGCTGTGGTCGTGGGTTTCTGTGGCCTCGCCCTGTTGGtagtctctctctttgtcttttggAAGCTGTGCTGGCCCATTTGGAGGAGCAAGGCTCTGTCAGCCCACGTCGAAAATGGCCTCCACGTGGGTTTCCCTGAGGCGCCTCCGCCCAGCTCCTCGCCGGTCACCGAGTGCAAAGCGGCGGAGGTGGAGAAGAAGTACCCGCTGGAAGTGAAGGCGAATGGACGGAGCACTGTCAAGCTCCTGGAGGCGGCCATGAAGATCAGCCAGACGTCTCCGGACATCCCTGCCGAGGTGCAAACAGCCCTGAGGGAGAAGCTCAGCCAGCAGGCTAAGATCCAGAGGCAGACCACTGAGccaacctcctcctccag GCACAATTCATTCCGGCGCCACCTGCCTCGTCAGATGAATGTCACCAGCGTTGACTTCAGCATGGATACAGTGCCTCTCCGCCAGTCTTCTACAGTGAGCATTGGAAGAATAAAGCCTGAACTCTACAAGCAGAAATCTGTGGACTCAGAGGATGAGGCCAAAGAGCCCGTGGAGACTTGCGGAAAGCTCAGCTTCTCACTGCGTTACGACTACGAGGAGCAAGCTTTGGTGGTGAGAATCCTCAAGGCCTTGGACCTGCCTGCCAAAGACTTCACGGGCACCTCTGACCCATACGTGAAGATCTACCTGCTaccagagaggaagaagaagtaCCAGACACGCGTCCACCGCAAGAATCTGAACCCCATGTTTGACGAGACCTTCTGTTTCCCCGTGGTGTATGATGAGATTTGCAACCGCAAGCTTCACTTCAGCGTCTACGACTTTGACCGCTTCACCAGCCATGATATGATTGGCGAGGTGGTGGTGGACAACCTCTTTGAACTCTCTGATCTTTCCAGGGAGGCTGTGGTGTGGAAGGATATTCACGCAGCAACTACA GAGAGTGTTGACCTGGGAGAGATCATGTACTCGCTGTGCTACCTCCCCACAGCGGGGAGAATGACCCTAACTGTCATCAAATGCAGAAACCTCAAAGCCATGGACATCACAGGCTCCTCAG ACCCTTATGTGAAGGTTTACCTCATATGTGATGGACGGAGGTTAAAGAAGCGAAAAACAACCACTAAGAAAAGCACGCTCAATCCAGTGTACAACGAGGCCATCATCTTCGACATTCCTCCAGAGAACGTGGAACAAGTCAGTCTGTCCATCATGGTGATGGATTATGATCG GGTTGGACACAATGAAGTGATTGGCGTGTGTCGCACTGGGCCAGATGCCGAGGGTCTTGGACGAGATCACTGGAACGAAATGTTGGCTTACCCACGGAAGCCCATCACACACTGGCACGCTCTAGGAGAGGTACAGACACTAATTTTATCCCCCCTGCCCATTCTCAAAGAACTCATATTTACAGAGCTTTCTAGAAGCTCCTGA
- the syt10 gene encoding synaptotagmin-10 isoform X2: MNHRPPGSSGVQWLNRRDMSVRTEDSITLCQRALQIVTELCLTGHVDREKCSDIFPLESNIPGKGHADISISLLAVVVGFCGLALLVVSLFVFWKLCWPIWRSKALSAHVENGLHVGFPEAPPPSSSPVTECKAAEVEKKYPLEVKANGRSTVKLLEAAMKISQTSPDIPAEVQTALREKLSQQAKIQRQTTEPTSSSRHNSFRRHLPRQMNVTSVDFSMDTVPLRQSSTVSIGRIKPELYKQKSVDSEDEAKEPVETCGKLSFSLRYDYEEQALVVRILKALDLPAKDFTGTSDPYVKIYLLPERKKKYQTRVHRKNLNPMFDETFCFPVVYDEICNRKLHFSVYDFDRFTSHDMIGEVVVDNLFELSDLSREAVVWKDIHAATTESVDLGEIMYSLCYLPTAGRMTLTVIKCRNLKAMDITGSSDPYVKVYLICDGRRLKKRKTTTKKSTLNPVYNEAIIFDIPPENVEQVSLSIMVMDYDRVGHNEVIGVCRTGPDAEGLGRDHWNEMLAYPRKPITHWHALGEWPGRAASFESQGSCPSPKPPQTP, translated from the exons ATGAACCACCGCCCTCCCGGCTCCTCCGGCGTGCAATGGCTTAACAGGAGAGACATGAGTGTCCGGACGGAGGACAGCATCACCTTGTGCCAAAGGGCTCTCCAGATCGTGACGGAACTTTGTCTCACGGGACACGTAGACCGGGAGAAATGCTCGGATATATTTCCCCTGGAGAGCAACATACCAGGTAAAGGACACGCAG ACATCTCTATTAGTCTCCTTGCTGTGGTCGTGGGTTTCTGTGGCCTCGCCCTGTTGGtagtctctctctttgtcttttggAAGCTGTGCTGGCCCATTTGGAGGAGCAAGGCTCTGTCAGCCCACGTCGAAAATGGCCTCCACGTGGGTTTCCCTGAGGCGCCTCCGCCCAGCTCCTCGCCGGTCACCGAGTGCAAAGCGGCGGAGGTGGAGAAGAAGTACCCGCTGGAAGTGAAGGCGAATGGACGGAGCACTGTCAAGCTCCTGGAGGCGGCCATGAAGATCAGCCAGACGTCTCCGGACATCCCTGCCGAGGTGCAAACAGCCCTGAGGGAGAAGCTCAGCCAGCAGGCTAAGATCCAGAGGCAGACCACTGAGccaacctcctcctccag GCACAATTCATTCCGGCGCCACCTGCCTCGTCAGATGAATGTCACCAGCGTTGACTTCAGCATGGATACAGTGCCTCTCCGCCAGTCTTCTACAGTGAGCATTGGAAGAATAAAGCCTGAACTCTACAAGCAGAAATCTGTGGACTCAGAGGATGAGGCCAAAGAGCCCGTGGAGACTTGCGGAAAGCTCAGCTTCTCACTGCGTTACGACTACGAGGAGCAAGCTTTGGTGGTGAGAATCCTCAAGGCCTTGGACCTGCCTGCCAAAGACTTCACGGGCACCTCTGACCCATACGTGAAGATCTACCTGCTaccagagaggaagaagaagtaCCAGACACGCGTCCACCGCAAGAATCTGAACCCCATGTTTGACGAGACCTTCTGTTTCCCCGTGGTGTATGATGAGATTTGCAACCGCAAGCTTCACTTCAGCGTCTACGACTTTGACCGCTTCACCAGCCATGATATGATTGGCGAGGTGGTGGTGGACAACCTCTTTGAACTCTCTGATCTTTCCAGGGAGGCTGTGGTGTGGAAGGATATTCACGCAGCAACTACA GAGAGTGTTGACCTGGGAGAGATCATGTACTCGCTGTGCTACCTCCCCACAGCGGGGAGAATGACCCTAACTGTCATCAAATGCAGAAACCTCAAAGCCATGGACATCACAGGCTCCTCAG ACCCTTATGTGAAGGTTTACCTCATATGTGATGGACGGAGGTTAAAGAAGCGAAAAACAACCACTAAGAAAAGCACGCTCAATCCAGTGTACAACGAGGCCATCATCTTCGACATTCCTCCAGAGAACGTGGAACAAGTCAGTCTGTCCATCATGGTGATGGATTATGATCG GGTTGGACACAATGAAGTGATTGGCGTGTGTCGCACTGGGCCAGATGCCGAGGGTCTTGGACGAGATCACTGGAACGAAATGTTGGCTTACCCACGGAAGCCCATCACACACTGGCACGCTCTAGGAGAG
- the syt10 gene encoding synaptotagmin-10 isoform X4 translates to MNHRPPGSSGVQWLNRRDMSVRTEDSITLCQRALQIVTELCLTGHVDREKCSDIFPLESNIPDISISLLAVVVGFCGLALLVVSLFVFWKLCWPIWRSKALSAHVENGLHVGFPEAPPPSSSPVTECKAAEVEKKYPLEVKANGRSTVKLLEAAMKISQTSPDIPAEVQTALREKLSQQAKIQRQTTEPTSSSRHNSFRRHLPRQMNVTSVDFSMDTVPLRQSSTVSIGRIKPELYKQKSVDSEDEAKEPVETCGKLSFSLRYDYEEQALVVRILKALDLPAKDFTGTSDPYVKIYLLPERKKKYQTRVHRKNLNPMFDETFCFPVVYDEICNRKLHFSVYDFDRFTSHDMIGEVVVDNLFELSDLSREAVVWKDIHAATTESVDLGEIMYSLCYLPTAGRMTLTVIKCRNLKAMDITGSSDPYVKVYLICDGRRLKKRKTTTKKSTLNPVYNEAIIFDIPPENVEQVSLSIMVMDYDRVGHNEVIGVCRTGPDAEGLGRDHWNEMLAYPRKPITHWHALGEWPGRAASFESQGSCPSPKPPQTP, encoded by the exons ATGAACCACCGCCCTCCCGGCTCCTCCGGCGTGCAATGGCTTAACAGGAGAGACATGAGTGTCCGGACGGAGGACAGCATCACCTTGTGCCAAAGGGCTCTCCAGATCGTGACGGAACTTTGTCTCACGGGACACGTAGACCGGGAGAAATGCTCGGATATATTTCCCCTGGAGAGCAACATACCAG ACATCTCTATTAGTCTCCTTGCTGTGGTCGTGGGTTTCTGTGGCCTCGCCCTGTTGGtagtctctctctttgtcttttggAAGCTGTGCTGGCCCATTTGGAGGAGCAAGGCTCTGTCAGCCCACGTCGAAAATGGCCTCCACGTGGGTTTCCCTGAGGCGCCTCCGCCCAGCTCCTCGCCGGTCACCGAGTGCAAAGCGGCGGAGGTGGAGAAGAAGTACCCGCTGGAAGTGAAGGCGAATGGACGGAGCACTGTCAAGCTCCTGGAGGCGGCCATGAAGATCAGCCAGACGTCTCCGGACATCCCTGCCGAGGTGCAAACAGCCCTGAGGGAGAAGCTCAGCCAGCAGGCTAAGATCCAGAGGCAGACCACTGAGccaacctcctcctccag GCACAATTCATTCCGGCGCCACCTGCCTCGTCAGATGAATGTCACCAGCGTTGACTTCAGCATGGATACAGTGCCTCTCCGCCAGTCTTCTACAGTGAGCATTGGAAGAATAAAGCCTGAACTCTACAAGCAGAAATCTGTGGACTCAGAGGATGAGGCCAAAGAGCCCGTGGAGACTTGCGGAAAGCTCAGCTTCTCACTGCGTTACGACTACGAGGAGCAAGCTTTGGTGGTGAGAATCCTCAAGGCCTTGGACCTGCCTGCCAAAGACTTCACGGGCACCTCTGACCCATACGTGAAGATCTACCTGCTaccagagaggaagaagaagtaCCAGACACGCGTCCACCGCAAGAATCTGAACCCCATGTTTGACGAGACCTTCTGTTTCCCCGTGGTGTATGATGAGATTTGCAACCGCAAGCTTCACTTCAGCGTCTACGACTTTGACCGCTTCACCAGCCATGATATGATTGGCGAGGTGGTGGTGGACAACCTCTTTGAACTCTCTGATCTTTCCAGGGAGGCTGTGGTGTGGAAGGATATTCACGCAGCAACTACA GAGAGTGTTGACCTGGGAGAGATCATGTACTCGCTGTGCTACCTCCCCACAGCGGGGAGAATGACCCTAACTGTCATCAAATGCAGAAACCTCAAAGCCATGGACATCACAGGCTCCTCAG ACCCTTATGTGAAGGTTTACCTCATATGTGATGGACGGAGGTTAAAGAAGCGAAAAACAACCACTAAGAAAAGCACGCTCAATCCAGTGTACAACGAGGCCATCATCTTCGACATTCCTCCAGAGAACGTGGAACAAGTCAGTCTGTCCATCATGGTGATGGATTATGATCG GGTTGGACACAATGAAGTGATTGGCGTGTGTCGCACTGGGCCAGATGCCGAGGGTCTTGGACGAGATCACTGGAACGAAATGTTGGCTTACCCACGGAAGCCCATCACACACTGGCACGCTCTAGGAGAG